A stretch of DNA from Streptomyces gobiensis:
CGACGCCGATGGTGCCGGGCTCTCCGGGCCGATCGTGGACATCGCCAGGAAGACCGACGCGGGTGTGGACGCCCTGATCACCGGGCACACCCACCAGCCGTACGTCTGCACCATCCCGGACCCCAAGGGCAATGACCGCCTGGTCACCTCCGCGGCGTCCAACGGCCGGCTCTTCACCGAGCTGAACATGGCCTATGACCGCAAGAGCAAGGATGTCGTCCGTACCTCCGTCGAAGGCACCAACCGCGTCGTACACCGCGAGCAGAACAAGGCCGCGGATCTCACCGATCTGATCGGCTACTGGGACAAGCTGGCCGCGCCCGTCGCGAAGCGGCCCATCGGCTGGATCGCCGAGGACATCACCACCGACCGGACCGCTCCCGAGTCACCGCTCGGCGATGTGATCGCCGACGCCCAACTGGCCCACGCCAAGGGCGAGGACGACAGGGCCGAGCTGGCCTTGATGAACCCGGGCGGCATCCGCACCGATCTGGTCCACGCGGCCTCGGGGAACGAGGGCGACGGTGTGGTCACCTACGCCGAGGGCTTCTCGGTCCAGCCCTTCTCCAATACGGTCAATCTCGCCGACCTCACCGGTGCGCAGCTCCTCCAGATCCTGCGCGAACAGGTCAGCGGCGCCAACGCGGACGCCCCGAAGGTCCTCCAGGTCTCGGCGGGCTTCAGCTACACCCTCGACCTCACCCAGTCCGGTGCCGACCGGATCGTCGCGGACTCCATCGAGCTGAACGGCGAGCCGCTGGACCTTTCCCGCACATACCGGGTCGCCATGAACTCCTTCCTGGCGGGCGGCGGCGATGGCTTCCCGACCTTCGCCGAGGGCAAGAACCCGCATGTCGGCGGGAACGACCTGGCGGCACTGGAGGAGTACCTCACGGCCAACTCCAGCGCGCAGTCCCCGCTGAAGGCCCCGGCGGCAGACCGCATCACGGTCATCCGCTGACCGCCCACCCAGCGCCAGGGGCGCCCCCCACACGTGGGGGGCGCCCCTGCCCCCTACTTAAACCGGAGTTGAAGTCAAGCTAGTGTGGCGCACATGCCACCTGTCTCCTGGAAGACCCATGAGCTCACCATCGGTGAACTGGCCGAGCGCAGCGGCGTCGCCACCTCCGCGCTCCGTTTCTACGAACGCAACGAGCTCATTCACAGCCGCCGCACCTCCGGCAATCAGCGCCGCTTCCCCCGGGACACGCTCCGCCGCGTAGCCTTCATCCGGGCCTCCCAGCGGGTGGGTATCTCGCTGGAGGACATCCGCGCGGTACTGGCCCTGCTCCCGGAGAACCGCACCCCCACCCGGGAGGACTGGGCGCGTGTCTCGGAGTGCTGGCGCTCGGACCTCAACAGCCGTATCAAACACCTGGAAGAACTCCGCGACCATCTCACCGACTGCATCGGCTGCGGCTGTCTCTCCCTCGACCGCTGCGCCCTGGCCAACCCCCAGGATGTCGCCGCCGAACACGGCCCCGGCCCGCTCCGCCTCAACGCCTAGGCCGTTTCTTTTGGATCACCTCGCTGACCAGATGAAGATGGCGGCGAGGTGGAGTCCGGCGAGGTAGATGGTGGCGGTCTTGTCGTAGCGGGTGGCCAGGCCGCGCCACTGCTTGAGTCTGTTGATGCAGCGCTCGACCGTGTTGCGCCGCTTGTAGGCGTCGCGGTCGAAGGCTGGTGGTCTGCCGCCGCGGCTGCCGCGGCGTTTGCGGTTGGCGGCCTGGTCGGCGGGCTGCGGGATCACGGCCCGGATCCCGCGCCGACGGAGATGGGTCCGGATCGCGCGGGACGAGTAGGCCTTGTCGGCCAGGATCACGTCCGGCGTGATCCTGGGCCGGCCGATTGGCCGGGGCACCCGTAAGCGGGCCATGACCTCGGGGAATGCGGGTGCGTCACCTGCCTGGCCAGGCGTGATGACGAAGGCCAGGGGCCGGCAGTGGCTGTCCGCGGCGAGGTGGATCTTGGTGGTCAGTCCGCCGCGGGAGCGTCCGAGGGCATGGTCGTCCGGCTCGCCGGCCGGGGCCCCTTTTGACGGGCCCCGGCGGCGTGCTGGTGGGCTCGGACGATGGTGGAGTCGACCGCGACGACCCAGTCGAGGTCGCCTTCGGCGTCGGCCTGGGCGAGCAGGGCGGTGAAGACCTTCTCCCAGGTGCCGTCGGCGGCCCACTTCCGCAGGCGGTTGTGGGCGCCCTTCCACGACCCGAAGTGCTCGGGCAGGTCCATCCACGGTGTCCCGGTGCGGTACTTGAACGCGATCGCGTCGATCACCTGGCGGTGATCACGCCACCGTCCGCCCCGCTTCGGAGTCCGGTCCGGCAACAACGGCTCGATCCGTGCCCACTGGGCATCAGTCAACGACACACATCAACCAACGATCAGATGATCCGAAGGAAACGGCCTAGTGCTCTCCGGGAGCTCCGGCGGCGGCGTGGGCGCGCCGGGAAGGCTGAGTACGGCCTCGGTGCCGCCGCCCGTCGCCGGACGCAGCTCCACCTGGCCGCCCGCCCGCCGCACCGTACGGGCCACGATCGACAGGCCCAGGCCCGAACCGGGCAGGCTCCGCGCGGCGGGTGAGCGCCAGAAGCGGTCGAAGACATACGGGAGTTCGGCAGCGGGGATGCCGGGACCATGGTCGCGAATCCGCAGCGTGCCCGCCGCCAGGGTGACCTCGACCGTCCCGCCCGCCGGGCTGAACTTCACCGCGTTGTCCAGCAGATTCACCACGGCGCGCTCCAGCGCCGCCGGTTCGGCCCGTACGTACCAGGGGGCCAGCTCCGTCGTGATCGCGATGCCGGTGCCACGCAGCCGGGCCCGCGCCACCGCCCGCTCGGTGGCCTCATGCAGCCCTGTCACCTCCAGCGGCCCCTGCGCGGGCGCCGCGTCCGGGCGGGACAGCTCCTGCAAGTCCCCGATCAGCGCCGCCAGCTCCGCCAGCTGCGACTTCACCGAGGCCAGCAGCTCCCGGCGCTCGTCCGGAGGCAGTGCGCGCCCGGTCTCGTCGCTGCGTACCAGCAGATCGATGTTCATCCGCATCGAGGTCAGCGGAGTGCGCAGCTCATGCCCGGC
This window harbors:
- a CDS encoding IS5 family transposase (programmed frameshift), whose product is MSLTDAQWARIEPLLPDRTPKRGGRWRDHRQVIDAIAFKYRTGTPWMDLPEHFGSWKGAHNRLRKWAADGTWEKVFTALLAQADAEGDLDWVVAVDSTIVRAHQHAAGARPKGAPAGEPDDHALGRSRGGLTTKIHLAADSHCRPLAFVITPGQAGDAPAFPEVMARLRVPRPIGRPRITPDVILADKAYSSRAIRTHLRRRGIRAVIPQPADQAANRKRRGSRGGRPPAFDRDAYKRRNTVERCINRLKQWRGLATRYDKTATIYLAGLHLAAIFIWSAR
- the soxR gene encoding redox-sensitive transcriptional activator SoxR, producing the protein MPPVSWKTHELTIGELAERSGVATSALRFYERNELIHSRRTSGNQRRFPRDTLRRVAFIRASQRVGISLEDIRAVLALLPENRTPTREDWARVSECWRSDLNSRIKHLEELRDHLTDCIGCGCLSLDRCALANPQDVAAEHGPGPLRLNA
- a CDS encoding sensor histidine kinase, with amino-acid sequence MAVAVAVAACAAAAWFLVRGQLLDSLDEALRKNRVPTAVVLQQIDAGRCTAVPSAERAASPNPFESTVQIVDRNGRSCIIYGQQPLAVSTDDVAVALGHREEAVHDVRAADGVTYRALTRRLEDTDAAVTVARPLSEVNESLSTLALVLGLVAAAGVLGAAGAGVALARAGLRPVDRLAQAVEHLARTEDLAVRIQAEGDDEIARLSRSFNAMTAALASSRELQQQLIADAGHELRTPLTSMRMNIDLLVRSDETGRALPPDERRELLASVKSQLAELAALIGDLQELSRPDAAPAQGPLEVTGLHEATERAVARARLRGTGIAITTELAPWYVRAEPAALERAVVNLLDNAVKFSPAGGTVEVTLAAGTLRIRDHGPGIPAAELPYVFDRFWRSPAARSLPGSGLGLSIVARTVRRAGGQVELRPATGGGTEAVLSLPGAPTPPPELPESTRPFPSDHLIVG
- a CDS encoding bifunctional metallophosphatase/5'-nucleotidase → MPARRTRRLSRRLAVATAGLATAVALGAAAIPAAQAAPEATPASAAPVKGGRTVDLQVLAINDFHGALETPAGSGGQVVHEHKDGTTERIDAGGVEYLATALRQARQGTSRSVTVAAGDMVGASPLLSGLFHDEPTIEALNTLGMDVVGVGNHEFDEGAKELLRKQRGGCHPEDGCYVDGRTFEGADFPILAANVVHEQTRKPLLAPYTIKKMKGVKVGFIGVTLEGTANIVAPGGVKGLKFLDESKTINKYTKELKRKGVNAVIALIHEGGYPASQAYNHDCDADGAGLSGPIVDIARKTDAGVDALITGHTHQPYVCTIPDPKGNDRLVTSAASNGRLFTELNMAYDRKSKDVVRTSVEGTNRVVHREQNKAADLTDLIGYWDKLAAPVAKRPIGWIAEDITTDRTAPESPLGDVIADAQLAHAKGEDDRAELALMNPGGIRTDLVHAASGNEGDGVVTYAEGFSVQPFSNTVNLADLTGAQLLQILREQVSGANADAPKVLQVSAGFSYTLDLTQSGADRIVADSIELNGEPLDLSRTYRVAMNSFLAGGGDGFPTFAEGKNPHVGGNDLAALEEYLTANSSAQSPLKAPAADRITVIR